GTTCCACGCCGACGACGTGCGCGGCACGGAACATCTGCGAACGCCGGTGGAGACGGGTATAAAGATCATTGAGGGTATGCGTGGCCACACCTCCGGCCTGGCGGTGCCCACCTTTGTAGTGGACGTGCCGGGCGGCGGCGGCAAGATACCCTTGATGCCGAACTACCTCATCTCAATGACCGAGGATGAGATGGTCCTTCGCAACTACGAAGGGCTGGTCTTCCGGTATCGCAACCCGAGGCCGGTCTCTGCCAAGCCCAAGAGTTCCAGCGGCAGAAAGAAGGCCAATAACGGGTCTAACGGACATTCCAACGGCAACGGGCACTCAAACGGGAAAGGACATTCCGCCAATGGCAGCGGGCAGCCCGTGCGGATAGTGCTTGGGTCCGGCAATCAAGGACTGACGCCGCGGCTGCAGCGCCGCCAGACTGCTCTGGTGAACGCCCATCCCAAGGTTCCCGCTGATGTCCAGCCTTTAACGGGGAACGGGAGCGCAACCAACGGCCATAGCTAGGCAAAACATTGCTACAAAGCATCGCAAGACAGGGCAGCTTAGGCTGCCCTGTCTTGTTTTATGCGGTTCCACCTGACACTTGGCCGAATACGTCGTTATTAGTTGTGAGGGGAAAAGGGGACGTTCCGGCGTGGTTATCCCAAGTTTCCACAGCGGAGAAGAGAAATGATCTCAAACTCTTTTCGTCTGATAGAGGATAGAAACGTAAAGGTTGATTCCAAGGACATGTTTTCCGGCCTGCCGGAGGGTGTGTGGGTCAAAAGGGTAGAGCTGGACCGGGACTGCAGGGCGCTGCTGCCTACGTATTGCCTTCTTCTGAGCATTGCCGGCAAGAACATTCTGGTCGATACGGGTTTGGGCCAGCCGGATAACGGGACGCGAAACGGGGAAACAATAATCGCGCGTCACATGCTCTTGCAGGGCCTTAAGACCGCCGGGCTGGGGCCTTCCGACATCGACTTTGTAATCCTTACCCATCTTGAATCGGACCACCTGGGCGGGTGCGCCCGCCGCGACAGCGATGGAAACCTCTTCCCCAGCTTCCCCCGCGCCCGCCATCTGGTGCAGTCCCAATGCTGGAGTGAGGCCATTTCCTCCTCAAACACGGAGGTCTCTCCTGAAGAGGCGTCCACCAGGTCTACTTCTTTCATTCCCTTGAGAACTTTTTTCAGGTCCATAGGTTCGCGAAGGGCCAGCCACACGTCCGGGGCCTTCTCGGCGCCGTTGCCTTCCATGCGCAGAAGCCTAAGAGCGGGGTTCTGGCACAGCTCGGCGACAAAGTTCACCATCTGACGGGGCATGCTGTGGGAGTTGAGGGTAAGCTTGACCACGCCTTGATACAGGTCTTCCTGCTCAGCCTGGCTTACCGCGGGCTGCGCCACCGGACTAGGGGCGCTGATGGAGGGGATTGGAATTGAGGCGGCGGCCTGCTGCGTCGCCGGCCGCTGGATGGAGGCGGCTTCCTTCTCAAGGGCGCCGATTTCTTCCGCCAGGGCCTCTTCCACTATTTTCTGGGCCTGGCCGCGAAGGGCCTCCATGAGATGCGCTTTAGCTTTATGAAGGACGGTTTTGAACTCATCCTTCATGGAAAGGGCCTCTTTACCCAGCACTTCGTTCAAGACCGCTTCCAGGGGAGTGGTGTGGTGCAGCGCCTCGTCTTTAGCGGAGAGCGATGCTTGGCCCGGCTGGCCCTTAGAGGAATTAGCATGCATGGCGGCGCTCTCTTTTAATGGATTGATATCGCTGTGGGGCATCATCGCCTCCTTATATATGGGACCCAGGCCTTCAGATGGCCAACCAGCCGAGACGCACGGCGGTGACGACGGCGTGGGTCCGGTCGTAGGCGTTGAGCTTGCTCATTATTAGCGTCAGGTGGTGCTTAACGGTGCGCTCGGAGATGCTAAGCCTGTCGGCGATGAGTTTGTTGGAGTTGCCC
This portion of the SAR202 cluster bacterium genome encodes:
- a CDS encoding KamA family radical SAM protein; its protein translation is WWIRRQPQLQGAIDYIRRTPSIRDVIISGGDPLTVDNDGLEWILANLRSIPHLEVIRFGTRFPVVLPQRIDEGFTRICDKYGPVWLNTHFNHPNEITPEAGRATRELLRAGVPVNNQCVLLRGINDSVETQLKLSHELMKIRVRPYYLFHADDVRGTEHLRTPVETGIKIIEGMRGHTSGLAVPTFVVDVPGGGGKIPLMPNYLISMTEDEMVLRNYEGLVFRYRNPRPVSAKPKSSSGRKKANNGSNGHSNGNGHSNGKGHSANGSGQPVRIVLGSGNQGLTPRLQRRQTALVNAHPKVPADVQPLTGNGSATNGHS
- a CDS encoding MBL fold metallo-hydrolase, whose translation is MISNSFRLIEDRNVKVDSKDMFSGLPEGVWVKRVELDRDCRALLPTYCLLLSIAGKNILVDTGLGQPDNGTRNGETIIARHMLLQGLKTAGLGPSDIDFVILTHLESDHLGGCARRDSDGNLFPSFPRARHLVQSQCWSEAISSSNTEVSPEEASTRSTSFIPLRTFFRSIGSRRASHTSGAFSAPLPSMRRSLRAGFWHSSATKFTI